A region of Paractinoplanes abujensis DNA encodes the following proteins:
- a CDS encoding glycosyltransferase family 2 protein, protein MTDTVPGFRRASDRQILLPRSAKAGQLALPPATPQLTDLETVETVSGELAARAANAPRHATISCIIPCYNEQDTIADVLKSLLAQTRLPDVIHVIINNTDDDTPEIARTFEGEHTRTVKGEEFTTHIHVHDMGVNPDKKVGALNYGYFLSRGYDFILGVDGDTTLARDAVERLELEMTDDPRIGGLSAIYSIDKNRYKGLMARFLIAGQRAQFAAFNMDNLLRGRNMAVLGGQCSLFNVRALEMVMVRHHQQAPWVRDSEVEDSKLSLQIKDAGYSTKISATARAFVGPMTNLRALHGQQVKWNFGAIDLFWPGQRGDSKGQPLHPNLRLRWFENISMAFNIASRLGFLLLLVAALSIDAFVFNPIWLIPPAIAILLNLRLALAMKDKSASDLLYAALAIPAELYMWVRMGHFVSAWAQFLAKTDQDNWAAQANAEKGKGSAYVMPLVVLLAIMGGAVFAWTQQSVGVQSAILSLGWPILYIATIAQTVFMLRKLVRRHRGFAV, encoded by the coding sequence GTGACCGACACCGTGCCCGGATTCCGCCGGGCCTCCGACCGCCAGATCCTGCTGCCCCGCAGCGCGAAGGCGGGACAGCTGGCCCTGCCGCCGGCCACCCCGCAGCTGACCGACCTGGAAACCGTCGAGACGGTGTCGGGGGAGCTGGCCGCCCGGGCCGCCAACGCGCCCCGGCACGCGACGATCAGCTGCATCATCCCCTGCTACAACGAGCAGGACACGATCGCCGACGTGCTCAAGAGCCTGCTGGCCCAGACCCGGCTGCCCGACGTCATCCACGTCATCATCAACAACACCGATGACGACACCCCGGAGATCGCGCGTACGTTCGAGGGCGAACACACCCGCACGGTCAAGGGTGAGGAGTTCACCACCCACATCCACGTGCACGACATGGGCGTCAACCCGGACAAGAAGGTCGGCGCGCTCAACTACGGCTACTTCCTGTCCCGCGGCTACGACTTCATCCTGGGCGTCGACGGCGACACCACGCTGGCACGCGACGCCGTCGAGCGGCTCGAACTGGAGATGACCGACGACCCGCGCATCGGCGGTCTGAGCGCCATCTACAGCATCGACAAGAACCGCTACAAGGGTCTGATGGCGCGGTTCCTGATCGCCGGGCAGCGCGCGCAGTTCGCCGCGTTCAACATGGACAACCTGCTGCGCGGCCGCAACATGGCCGTGCTCGGGGGCCAGTGCAGCCTGTTCAACGTGCGCGCGCTGGAAATGGTCATGGTGCGCCACCACCAGCAGGCGCCGTGGGTGCGCGACTCCGAGGTCGAGGACAGCAAGCTGTCCCTGCAGATCAAGGACGCCGGCTACAGCACGAAGATCAGCGCGACGGCCCGCGCGTTCGTAGGCCCGATGACCAACTTGCGCGCCCTGCACGGCCAGCAGGTCAAGTGGAACTTCGGCGCGATCGACCTGTTCTGGCCCGGTCAGCGCGGCGACAGCAAAGGCCAGCCGCTGCACCCCAACCTGCGGCTGCGCTGGTTCGAGAACATCTCGATGGCCTTCAACATCGCTTCCCGGCTGGGCTTCCTGCTGCTGCTCGTGGCGGCGCTGTCGATCGACGCCTTCGTCTTCAACCCGATCTGGCTGATCCCGCCGGCCATCGCCATCCTGCTCAACCTGCGCCTGGCCCTGGCCATGAAGGACAAGAGCGCCTCCGACCTGCTGTACGCCGCCCTGGCCATCCCGGCCGAGCTGTACATGTGGGTCAGGATGGGCCACTTCGTCTCGGCCTGGGCGCAGTTCCTGGCCAAGACCGACCAGGACAACTGGGCCGCGCAGGCCAACGCCGAGAAGGGCAAGGGCTCCGCCTACGTCATGCCGCTGGTGGTCCTGCTGGCCATCATGGGCGGCGCGGTCTTCGCCTGGACTCAGCAGAGTGTGGGCGTCCAGTCGGCGATCTTGTCGCTGGGCTGGCCGATCCTGTACATCGCGACGATCGCCCAGACGGTCTTCATGCTCCGCAAGCTGGTCCGCCGCCACCGCGGCTTCGCCGTCTGA
- a CDS encoding helix-turn-helix transcriptional regulator, which produces MRAERLVAALLFMQTRGRVTAAELARELEISVATARRDLEALSAAGIPVYPQPGRHGGWQLVGGARTDLSGLTAREAQALFLLAGPSAESSEEIKAALRKLVRALPETYRSSVQAAADATLIDPARWGALSRERPDEVRQLQAAIVGRQRVRFDYRGASRSADPWGLIDKDGVWYLIAGTAQGRRTFRLDRLGGLEVTAETFERPDDFDLDTAWGEVVGAMEERRSRTWATVLIPARFVWVLRDHFGRHCHPGAEAEDGRVRVRVGAATPLDIARTLSGWGATVEVLEPSSVRAELADIGTELRALYASE; this is translated from the coding sequence ATGCGAGCCGAACGACTGGTGGCGGCCCTCCTGTTCATGCAGACGCGGGGCCGGGTGACCGCGGCCGAGCTGGCCCGCGAGCTGGAGATCTCGGTGGCCACCGCGCGCCGCGACCTGGAGGCGTTGTCGGCGGCCGGGATCCCGGTCTATCCGCAGCCCGGGCGGCACGGCGGCTGGCAGCTGGTGGGCGGAGCCCGCACGGACCTGAGCGGGCTCACGGCGCGCGAGGCGCAGGCGCTGTTCCTGCTGGCCGGGCCGTCGGCGGAGTCGTCGGAGGAGATCAAGGCGGCACTGCGCAAACTCGTGCGGGCGCTGCCGGAGACGTACCGGAGCTCGGTGCAGGCGGCCGCGGACGCCACACTGATCGATCCTGCGCGCTGGGGTGCGTTGTCGCGGGAGCGGCCGGACGAGGTGCGGCAGTTGCAGGCGGCGATCGTCGGGCGGCAGCGGGTGCGGTTCGACTACCGCGGTGCGTCGCGGTCGGCCGACCCGTGGGGGCTGATCGACAAGGACGGCGTCTGGTATCTGATCGCCGGCACCGCGCAGGGCCGGCGCACGTTCCGGCTCGACCGGCTGGGCGGGCTCGAGGTGACGGCGGAGACGTTCGAGCGGCCGGACGACTTCGACTTGGACACGGCGTGGGGCGAGGTGGTCGGCGCGATGGAGGAACGCCGATCGCGTACGTGGGCGACAGTGCTCATTCCCGCGCGCTTCGTGTGGGTGCTGCGCGACCACTTCGGCCGGCACTGCCATCCCGGTGCCGAGGCGGAGGACGGCCGGGTGCGTGTCCGGGTCGGCGCGGCCACGCCGCTCGACATCGCGCGAACGCTGTCCGGTTGGGGCGCGACGGTGGAAGTGCTCGAACCTTCCTCCGTACGGGCGGAACTGGCCGACATCGGGACGGAACTGCGCGCCTTGTACGCATCTGAGTGA
- a CDS encoding VOC family protein codes for MTALRGFTTVTFFAADLDAARDWYTHVFELEPYYVRDGAYLEWRVGDYEHEFGILNAAYAPHPHTPEPGGAILYWAVDDVEAAYQRLLTLGATAHDKPTERGPGFVTASVLDPFGNVLGVMANQHYRDVLARPDSAQRTSSTRQES; via the coding sequence ATGACTGCTCTTCGTGGCTTCACCACCGTGACGTTCTTCGCCGCCGACCTCGACGCCGCCCGCGACTGGTACACCCACGTCTTCGAGCTCGAGCCCTACTACGTCCGGGACGGCGCTTACCTCGAGTGGCGCGTCGGCGACTACGAGCACGAGTTCGGCATCCTCAACGCCGCCTACGCCCCGCACCCGCACACCCCCGAGCCCGGCGGCGCGATCCTCTACTGGGCGGTCGACGACGTCGAGGCCGCCTACCAGCGCCTGCTCACGCTCGGCGCCACCGCTCACGACAAGCCCACCGAGCGCGGCCCCGGCTTCGTCACCGCCTCGGTCCTGGACCCCTTCGGCAACGTCCTCGGCGTCATGGCCAACCAGCACTACCGCGACGTCCTGGCCCGACCGGATTCCGCACAACGCACCAGCTCGACGCGACAGGAGAGCTGA
- a CDS encoding MerR family transcriptional regulator: MEEHLSVGQVAELAGVTVRTLHHYDEIGLLRPSARTSAGHRAYAAGDVERLREVLAYRRLGFGLQEIAGLVGNPAIDAVAHLRRLRGLLADQRDRAAAMVKALDHELAARTRGIATTPEEQLRMLYDTIGSAYPATRRTEPRIAARIWSALGDARTVLNVGAGTGSYEPADRDVTAVEPSAVMRAQRPPGAAPCVSAAAERLPFADQSFDAAMAVSTVHHWRDPIAGLREMRRVARRVVVLTYEASTSRFWLTRDYLPEFEQLAAALPPLADLTGAIGGQAEPVLIPWDCADGFFEAYWRRPQAYLDSSVRRAVSVWTRVGPEAERRAVEALRDDLASGRWAGRNRDVAALDTAELGLRLLVA, from the coding sequence GTGGAAGAGCACCTCAGCGTGGGCCAGGTGGCCGAACTGGCCGGAGTCACCGTGCGCACCCTGCATCACTACGACGAGATCGGCCTGCTGCGACCGTCCGCGCGCACGAGCGCCGGTCATCGGGCGTACGCCGCGGGCGATGTGGAAAGGCTGCGCGAAGTGCTCGCGTACCGCCGCCTGGGTTTCGGTCTGCAGGAGATCGCCGGCCTGGTCGGCAACCCGGCCATCGATGCCGTCGCGCACCTGCGGCGGCTGCGCGGGCTGCTGGCGGATCAGCGCGACCGCGCGGCGGCGATGGTGAAGGCCCTCGACCACGAGCTGGCCGCGCGCACCCGAGGGATCGCGACGACACCGGAGGAGCAGTTGAGAATGCTGTACGACACGATCGGATCGGCCTACCCGGCGACCAGGCGCACCGAGCCGCGGATCGCTGCGCGGATCTGGTCCGCGCTGGGCGACGCGCGCACGGTCCTCAACGTCGGCGCCGGCACCGGCTCGTACGAGCCTGCCGACCGCGACGTCACGGCGGTCGAGCCGTCGGCCGTGATGCGCGCGCAGCGTCCGCCGGGCGCGGCGCCGTGCGTGTCCGCCGCGGCGGAGAGGCTGCCGTTCGCGGATCAGTCGTTCGACGCCGCGATGGCGGTCAGCACCGTCCACCATTGGCGCGATCCGATCGCGGGGTTGCGCGAGATGCGCCGGGTGGCCCGGCGCGTCGTCGTGCTCACCTACGAGGCGAGCACGAGCAGGTTCTGGCTCACCCGTGACTACCTTCCCGAGTTCGAGCAGCTCGCCGCCGCCCTGCCGCCCCTGGCCGACCTGACCGGCGCGATCGGCGGGCAGGCGGAACCCGTGTTGATCCCATGGGACTGTGCGGACGGCTTCTTCGAGGCGTACTGGCGCCGTCCGCAGGCCTATCTGGACAGTTCCGTCCGCCGCGCGGTGTCGGTGTGGACGCGGGTCGGTCCGGAGGCCGAGCGGCGGGCCGTCGAAGCCCTGCGCGACGACTTGGCGAGCGGACGATGGGCGGGCCGCAACCGCGACGTCGCCGCTCTGGACACGGCGGAACTGGGCCTTCGGCTGCTCGTAGCATGA
- a CDS encoding ClpX C4-type zinc finger protein has translation MDLEMRCSFCGKKQEEVAQLIAGPGPAICDECVRLCNDVLAGKRLEGVRLWEDQTDEELIATMVRVASLKHQVDRAVGRIARLLRSRGTTWTTIGEALGITKQSAWERFSGED, from the coding sequence ATGGATCTCGAGATGCGGTGCTCCTTCTGCGGCAAGAAACAGGAGGAGGTGGCCCAGCTGATCGCGGGTCCCGGCCCCGCCATCTGCGACGAGTGCGTGCGGCTCTGCAACGACGTGCTCGCGGGCAAGCGGCTCGAAGGCGTCCGCCTGTGGGAGGACCAGACCGACGAGGAGCTGATCGCGACCATGGTCCGGGTCGCGTCCCTGAAACATCAGGTCGACCGGGCGGTCGGGCGGATCGCCCGCTTGCTGCGCAGCCGGGGCACGACGTGGACGACGATCGGCGAGGCGCTCGGCATCACCAAGCAGTCGGCCTGGGAACGGTTCTCCGGCGAGGACTAA